The window AACTCTCAACCACGCAGCCAAGAACAAGATCGATATTTTGTTGGCGAAGAATTGGGGATGCTTGGGGAGGAGCGCTGTTTTATACTGGTGGCGGCGCAAGGAAGACTGAAGAGGGAGGAGATCCGGTGCGATTCCTACACTAACGCCTTCTACCGTGGGTTAAAttcgtatgtaacttttcgagtagatgatttttcatataaaaaactttttcatccgagttcgtatgcaaaagttatgccctttttaagaaattccagagagattttgcaaataaagtcgaaattcatatttgttaattttcccaacaactagaccacatatcacatgggaaacttattttattttattttttttgacatttccatcattttcttttgtttttttaaaactgaaaaggcggtccacggaggggggggggtagagtttgatgggccctttagtaccggttcgtgccatgaaccggtactaatgcctcaaagcccattagtaccggttggtggcaccaaccgggactaaaggactaacctttagtcacggttggtgccaccaaccggtactaatgggcatcgcaccctttagtcccggttcgtggcaccaaccgggactaatgccttagccgcacgaaccgggaccaatgctcacattagtcccagttcgtgactgaaccgggactaatgtgaatattgccctgtgacgaaagccctgttttgtactagtgaatGTTAAGTCTATGAGTTGAACTATGTGAGCTGGGGATACAATAAGTTGATTCGCATGTGCGTAGCTAGCTAGTGACGCATGTGCGTGTGTCActggtactccctccggtcctttttgcTACGCGTATTAGATTTGTGTTGAGTCAAACATTGCAAGgtttgaccaaatttatgttAAAAAATATCAGCATCTACAATACGaaaaaaaaatatataaaatataaaggtacatttccaatatagatttggcattgtgaatattgaatttttttctataagtttggtcaaagcaGAGATACTTCAACTTcggacaaaacttgtatgcatactaaaaaggaccggaggtaGTACGAGGGAGATAGACGGATAGGAGCACGAACGAcgtgcaaaagttcttttttttgaACAGGAAGGACGTGCAATTTTTTATAACAGGAACGATGTGCAAAAGTGTTGTGCGCACAGTCGCGTCTAGCTAGGTGAATTGCAAAAGAAAAAAGCACGTACATACGTGTCGTGTAAAAGTCCTGTCTTTTATTTTTGCGAATGTGCACGTGTAAAAGTTGTGTGTGCGTGTACGTGCCTAGTCCGgcatgcatgcttgcatgtgcATGCGGTTGAAGTTTTTTTTTTGACGTGATGCGGTTGAAGGTTTTTTTTACGTGATGCGGTTGAAGGTTTGAAGTAGCTACGATGCGTtataaaaaagaaaaacaggAAGAATAAAAGAGGGTAAGCACGCACGTACGTACGTATGAGGTGTACGTGCACACCCTCAAATCAAATCAatcgaagaaaaagaaaaaggtgcACGTGCGGCTGGGCGGAAGAGGGAAGACCCGGCCGGACTTGTTTTGATTCGCTTGGCTTGGACGCGCCTGTAGTTGGAGAGGGTTTCTTTCGATCGCTTCTTTTGATTGTTTCGGTTGGATTGGATTTGAGGCGCTGGTAGTACGTGCAGACTGCCCTCGTTTCGTTGTTTCGTTTTCCATGCATTGATTCCATCGACGCCATAAAGCCAGCCGCGCGGGACTAGACTACACCGGTTGATCTAAGAGAGCTCACTTGGCATAGATGAAGTACTACAAAATATCAAAGCGGTATGACAAGGTCACGGCCGAAGACGTAACGCTCCGACTTGTGCTTAACCATCCGGAGCTAAGCCCACCCAGCCTTTAACAATTTGACGCCCTCGAGAACAGCAAAATTCTCTGTTTTCTCAAGGGCATAGCCATACACATCCTCAATGCTCTCCTCTAGGCAGGTAAGAAAGAACCTGGCAACGCAGACTTGACCGGAGCCGGGCGGCACAATGCTGGCGTCTGTCAGGGTCCAATCTTCTGGCCTGTTCACGTCTGTCCACACATCCTGCAGCACGGGCGGCCTCAACTCACACGAGGCAGTGAGGTCCGATGTGCAGAGCTGCAAATCGTCGGGTGTGAAGCCAAACCAGAGGTTGTGCTCAGGGATGTACTCGGCGCGACCTCTGAACGGCAGTGCCCAGTTGCCTAGTTTGCTCCACACGCCACTCGCGATGTCATACGAGTATGTGCCGGCGCCAGATGTGGATATCCAGATCTGTGAATCGTCAACCACGGCGTAGGCACTGATTTCAAAGGGCATTGGGGCATCGCGGCAGCTGGATCGATCCaccccgtcgtcgtcgtcgtcggcaAAGAAAGGCGGTGGCTGGAGGGAATACCAGCACCAGTCTTGGGCGTAGCTAGCAGGCAGGCGGGTGTGGAGGAGAGCCTGGAAGCAGTCCCGATCGGGCAGCCGGCCAGGGTTGCCGCTCATGACGTATAGGCTGTCGCCCACGGCAACGGAGATGGGGTCGATAATGGGCTTGCGCAACTTGGGCATCCCAGTGCGGAGCAAGCGCGAGTCGTGGTCGTACAAGAAGCTCCTGCCGATTTGGTCCACGGCGAGGAGGTTTTCCCGGCCGGGGCCGAAAGCCATGAAATTCATCCACGCTTGTTCACCCTTCCTGCAGGGCCAGTCGAATGACAGGGACGGCGGAGGCAGCGGGGCGTCCGCTGGCCGTCGATGAACTGCTGGAACCGCTGGCCGTGACCGGGCTGGGCGAAATAAGTTTGCCGGGTTCAAGCAATGAAGGCTGAAGTGTCTGGGGCCGCCGTTGCAGCTCATGGCCAACAGATTCACAAACCGGCTGCCCATGGCGATGGCGGGCGGACCTCCTGATAATCAGAAGAAAGAACAAGGAACTCGTTGAATGTTTGTGATGATGATTCTCGTTTCTTCTCTTGGTAATATCAAAGAACCATGTACAGTACAGACATGGAGATTATCATCAGAGATTCGCCGAGTACCTGAGGAGTGGGGTTGGGATCCAATTGAACCCGACAATTTCTGGAATGGAGACTATCAGCTCTCAACCACGCAGCCAAGAACAAGATCGATATTTTGTTGGCGAAGAATTGGGAATGCTTGGGGAGGAGCGCTGTTTTATACTGGTGGCGTCGCGAGGAAGACTGAAGAGGGAGGAGATCCGCTGCGATTCCTACCCTAACGCCTTCTACCGTGGGTTACATTTTCGAGTAGATGaattttcatataaaaaactttttcatccgagttcgtatgcaaaagttatgcccattttaagaaattccagagatattttgcaaataaagtcgaaattcatatttgttaattttcccaacaactagaccacatatcacatgggaaacttattttattttattttttgacatttccatcattttcttttgttttttctaaaactaaaaaggcagtccaccgggggggggggggtggttagagtttgatgggccctttagtaccggttcgtgccatgaaccggtactaatgcctcaaagctcattagtaccggttggtgccaccaaccggtactaatgggcatcgcaccctttagtcccagttcgtggaaccaaccgggactaaagggcctaggtgaaccgggactaatgccttagccgcacgaaccgggaccaatgctcacattagtcccggttcgtgactgaaccgggactaatgtgaatattgccctgtgacgaaagccctgttttgtgttgggtaacgtagtaatttcaaaaaatttcctacgcacacgcaagatcatggtgatgcatagcaacgagaggggatagtgttgtccaagtaccctcgtagaccgacagcggaagcgttatcacaacgcggttgatgttgtcgtacgtcttcacgatccgaccgatcaagtaccgaacgcacggcacctccgagttctacacacgttcagctcgatgacgtccctcgaactccgatccagccgagtgttgagggagagtttcgtcagcacgacggcgtggtgacgatgatgatgttccaccggcgcagggcttcgcctaagctccgcaacggtattatcgaggtgtaatatggtggaggggggcaccgcacacggctaagagatctcaaggatcaattgttgtgtctctggggtgcccccctgcccccgtatataaaggagcaagggaggaggaggccggccctaggagggggcgcaccaagtgtggagtcctactaggactccctagtcctagtaggattccacctcccatatggaataggaaaagaggaagggaaaaagagaaggaaggaagggggcgccccccttccctagtccaattcggaccagaccaaggggaggggtgcggccacccttgaggccctttttcttctttcccgtatggcccaataaggcccaatacgtattcccgtaactctccggtactccgaaaaatacccgaatcactcggaacctttccgaagtccgaatatagtcgtccaatatatcgatctttacgtctcgaccatttcgagactcctcgtcatgtccccgatctcatccgggactccgaactccttcggtacatcaacatacataaactcataataaaattgtcatcgtaactttaagcgtgcggaccctacgggttcgagaactatgtagacatgaccgagacacgtctccggtcaataaccaatagcgggacctggatgcccatattggctcccacatattctatgaagatctttatcggtcagaccgaataacaacatacgttgttccctttgtcattggtatgttacttgcccgagattcgatcgtcggtatctcgatacctagttcaatctcgttaccggcaagtctctttactcgtttcgtaattcattatcccgcaactaactcattagtcacaatgcttgcaaggcttatagtgatgtgcattaccgagtgggcccagagatacctctccgacaatcggagtgacaaatcctaatctcgaaatatgccaaaccaacaagtacctttggagacacctgtagagcacctttataatcacctagttacgttgtgacgtttggtagcacacaaagtgttcctccggtaaacgggagttctataatctcatagtcataggaacatgtataagtcatgaagaaagcaatagcaacatactaaacgatcgggtgctaagctaacggaatgggtcaagtcaatcacgtcattctcctaatgaggtgatctcgttaatcaaatgacaactcatgtctatggctaggaaacataaccatctttgattaacgagctagtcaagtagaggcatactagtgacactctgtttgtctatgtattcacacatgtattatgtttccggttaatacaattctagcatgaataataaacagttatcatgatataaggaaatatataatactttattattgcctctagggcatatttccttcagtctcccacttgcactagagtcaataatctagttcacatcgccatgtgatttaacatcaataattcacatcaccatgtgattaacacccatagttcacatatCTATGTGACCAActctcaaagggtttactagagtcaataatctagttcacattgctatgtgattaacacccacagagtaccaaggtgtgatcatgttttgattgtgagataattttagtcaacgggcctgtcacattcagatccgtaagtattttgcaaatatctatgtctacaatgctcttcacggagctactctagctaattgctcccactttcaatatgtatctagaccgagacttagagtcatctagattagtgtcaaaacttgcatcaacgtaaccttttacggcgagccttttgtcacttccataatcgagaaacatatccttattccactaaggataattttgaccgctgtctagtgatctactcctagatcactattgtactcccttgccaaaatcagtgtagggtatacaatagatctggtacacagcatggcatactttatagaacctatggccaaggcatagggaatgactttcattctctttctatcttctgccgtggtcgggctttgagtcttactcaatttcacaccttgtaacacaggcaagaactctttctttgactgttctattttgaactacttcaaaatcttgttaaggtatgtactcattgaaaaaaacttatcaagcgtcttgatctatctctatagatcttgatgctcaatatgtaagcagctttaccgaggtctatctttgaaaaacttctttcaaacactcctttatgctttgcagaataattctacattatttccgatcaacacatatacttatcagaaatgctgtagtgctcccactcactttcttgtaaatataggcttcaccgcaagtctgtatacaactatatgctttgatcaacttatcaaagcgtatattccaactccgagatgcttgcaccagtccattgatggatcgctggagcttgcatattttgttagcacctttaggattgacaaaaaccttctggttgtatcatatacaactcttctttaataaatccatcaaggaatgcagttttgtttatccctttgccaaatttcataaaatgcggcaattgctaacatgattcggacagacttaagcatagatacgagtgagaaactctcatcgtagtcaaaatcttgaacttgtcgaaaacctttttgcgacaattctagctttgtagatagtgatactactatcagcgtccgtcttcctcttgacaatccatttattctcaattgcttgccgatcatcgggcaagtcaaccaaagtccacactttgttctcatacatggatctcatctcagatttcatggcctcaagccattttgcggaatctgggctcaccatcgcttcttcatagttcgtaggtttgtcatggtctagtaacataacctccagaacaggattaccgcaccactctggtgcggatcttactctggttgacctacaaggtttagtaacaacttgatctgaagtttcatgatcatcatcattaacttccttactcattggtatagacgtcacaagaaccgtttcttgtgatgaactactttccaataagggagcaggtacagttacctcatcaagttctactttcctcccactcacttctttcgagagaaactccttctctagaaaggatccatactaagcaacgaatgtcttgccttcggatctgtgatagaaggtgtacccaactgtctcctttgggtatcctatgaagacacatttctccgatttgggtttgagcttatcaggatgaaattttttcacataagcatcgcaaccccaaaattttaagaaacgacaactttggtttcttgccaaaccacagttcataaggcgtcgtctcaacggattttgatggtgccctatttaacgtgaatgtagctgtctctaatgcataacccaaaacgatagtggtaaattggtaagagacatcatagattgcactatatccaataaagtacggttatgacgttcggacacaccattacactatggtgttccaggtggcgtgagtagtgaaactatttcacattgttttaactgaaggccaaactcgtaactcaaatattttacctctgcgatcatatcgtagaaacttttattttcttgttacgatgattctccacttcactctgaaattctttgaacttttcaaatgtttcagactttgtgtttcatcaagtagatatacccatatctgctcaaatcatctgtgaaggtcagaaaataatgatacctgctacgagcctcaatattcatcggaccacatacatctgtatgtatgatttccaacaaatcggttgctctctccatagttccggagaacggcgttttagtcatcttgcccatgaggcacggttcgcaagcatcaagtgattcataatcaagtgattccaaaatcccatcagtatggagtttcttcatgcgctttacaccaatatgacctaaatggcagtaccacaaataagttgcactatcattattaactttgcatcttttggcttcaatattatgaatatgtgtatcactacgatcgagatccaacaaaccattttcgttggtgtgtatgaccataaaggtttttattcatgtaaacagaacaacaattgttctctaacttaaatgaataaccgtattgcaataaacatgatcaaatcatattcatgctcaacgcaaacaccaaataacacttatttagtttcaacactaatcccgaaagtatagggagtgtgcgatgatgatcatatcaatcttggaactacttccaacacacatcgtcacctcgccttttactagtctctgtttattctgcaactcccgtttcgagttactactcttagcaactgaaccagtatcatttaccgagggattgctataaacactagtaaagtacacatcaataatctgtatatcaaatatacctttgttcactttgccatccttcttatccaccaaatagttggggtagttccgcttccagtgaccagtccctttgcagtagaagcacttagtctcaggcttaggaccagacttaggcttcttcacttgagcagcaacttgcttgccgttctttttgaagttcccctttttcccattgcccttttcttgaaactagcggtctcgtcaaccatcaacacttgaagtggtctcgtcaaccatcaacacttgatgtttttcttgatttctaccttcatcgatttcagcatcacgaagagctcgggaattactttcgtcatcccttgcatattatagttcatcacgaagttctactaacttggtgatggtgactagagaattctgtcaatcactattttatctggaagattaactcccacttgattcaagcgattgtagtacccagacaatctgagcacatgctcactagttgagcgattctcctccatcttttagccatagaacttgttggagacttcatatctctcaactcgggtatgcttgaaatattaacgaatgtcttgccttcggatctgtgatagaaggtgtacccaactgtcaccaaccgggactaaagggcccaggtgaaccgggactaatgccttagccgcacgaaccgggaccaatgctcacattagtcccggttcgcgactgaaccgggaccaatgctcacattagtcccggttcgcgactgaaccgggactaatgtgaatattgccctgtgacgaaagccctgttttgtactagtgaatGTTAAGTCTAGGAGTTGAACTATGTGAGCTGGGGCTACAATAAGTTGATTCGCATGTGCGTAGCTAGCTAGTGACGCATGTGCGTGTGTCACTGGTagtccctccggtcctttttgctacgcgtattagatttgtgttgagtcaaacattgcaaagtttgaccaaatttatgttAAAAAATATCAGCATCTACAATacgaaatatatatatatatatatatatatatatataatataaagGTACATTTCAAATATTGATTTGGCATTGTGAATATTGAatttttttctataagtttggtcaaagcaGAGATACTTCAACTTcggacaaaacttgtatgcatactaaaaaggaccggaggtaGTACGAGGGAGATAGACGGATAGGAGCACGAACGAcgtgcaaaagttcttttttttaaCAGGAAGGACGTGCAAAAGTTTTTTTTAACAGGAACGATGTGCAAAAGTGTTGTGCGCGCAGTCGCGTCTAGCTAGGTGAATTGCAAAAGAAAAAAGCACGTACATACGTGTACGTGTAAAAGTCCTGTCTTTTATTTTTGCGAATGTGCACGTGTAAAAGTTGTGTGTGCGTGTACGTGCCTAGtccggcatgcatgcatgcatgtgcatgCTGTTGAAGGTTTTTTTTTGACGTGATGCGGTTGAAGGTATTTTTTGATGTGATGCGGTTGAAGGTTTGAAGCAGCTACGATGCgttataaaaaataaaaacaggAAGAATAAAAGAGGGTAAGCACGCACGTACGTACGTATGAGGTGTACGTGCactccctcaaatcaaatcagtcgaagaaaaagaaaaaggtgcACGTGCGGCTGGGCGGAAGAGGGAAGACCCGGCCGGACTTGTTTTGATTCGCTTGGCTTGGACGCGCCTGTAGTTGGAGAGGGTTTCTTTCGATCGCTTCTTTTGATTGTTTCGGTTGGATTGGATTTGAGGCGCTGGTAGTACGTGCAGACTGCCCTCGTTTCGTTGTTTCGTTTTCCATGCATTGATTCCATCGACGCCATAAAGCCAGCCGCGCGGGACTAGACTACACCGGTTGATCTAAGAGAGCTCACTTGGCATACATGAAGTACTACAAAATATCAAAGCGGTATGACAAGGTCACGGCCGAAGACGTAACGCTCCGACTTGTGTTTAACCATCCGGAGCTGAGCCCACCCAGCCTTTAACAATTTGACGCCCTCGAGAACAACAAAATTCTCTGTTTTCTCAAGGGCATAGCCATACACATCCTCAATGCTCTCCTCTAGGCAGGTAAGAAAGAACCTGGCAACGCAGACTTGACCGGAGCCGAGCGGCACAATGCTGGCGTCTGTCAGGGTCCAATCTTCTGGCCTGTTCACGTCTGTCCACACATCCTGCAGCACGGGCGGCCTCAACTCACACGAGGCAGTGAGGTCCGATGTGCAGAGCTGCAAATCGTCGGGTGTGAAGCCAAACCAGAGGTTGTGCTCAGGGATGTACTCGGCGCGACCTCTGAACGGCAGTGCCCAGTTGCCTAGTTTGCTCCACGCGCCACTCGCGATGTCATACGAGTATGTGCCGGCGCCAGATGTGGATATCCAGATCTGTGAATCATCAACCACGGCGTAGGCACTGATTTCAAAGGGCATTGGGGCATCGCGGCAGCTGGATCGATCCACCCCGTCGTCGTTGTCGGCAAAGAAAGGCGGTGGCTGGAGGGAATACCAGCACCAGTCTTGGGCGTAGCTAGTAGGCAGGCGGGTGTGGAGGAGAGCTTGGAAGCAGTCCCGATCGGGCAGCCGGCCAGGGTTGCCGCTCATGACGTATAGGCTGTCGCCCACGGCAACGGAGATGGGGTCGATAATGGGCTTGCGCATCTTGGGCATCCCAGTGCGAAGCAAGCGCGAGTCGTGGTTGTACAAGAAGCTCCTGCCGATTTGGTCCACGGCGAGGAGGTTTTCCCGGCCGGGGCCGAAAGCCATGAAATTCATCCACGCCTGTTCGCCCTTCCTGCAGGGCCAGTCGAATGACAGGGACGGCGGAGGCAGCGGGGCGTCCGCTAGCCGTCGATGAACTGCTGGAACCGCTGGCCGTGACCGGGCTGGGCGAAATAAGTTTGCCGGGTTCAAGCAGTGAAGGCTGAAGTGTCTGGGGCCGCCGTTGCAGCTCATGGCCAACAGATTCACAAACCGGCTGCCCATGGCGATGGCGGGCGGACCTCCTGATAATCAGAAGAAAGAACAAGGAACTCGTTGAATGTTTGTGATGATGATTCTCGTTTCTTCTCTTGGTAATATCAAAGAACCATGTACAGTACAGACACGGAGATTATCATCAGAGATTCGCCGAGTACCTGAGGAGTGGGGTTGGGATCCAATTGAACCCGACAATTTCTAGAATGGAGACTATCAGCTCTCAACCACGCAGCCAAGAAAAAGATCGATATTTTGTTGGCGAAGAATTGGGGATGCTTGGGGAGGAGCGTTGTTTTATAGTGGTGGCGGCGCAAGGAAGACTGAAGAGGGAGGAGATCTGGTGCGATTCCTACCCTAACGCCTTCTATCGTGAGTTAAAttcgtatgtaacttttcgagtagatgatttttcatacaaaaaactttttcatccgagttcgtatgcaaaagttatgcccattttaagaaattccagagagattttgcaaataaagtcgaaattcatatttgttaattttcccaacaactagagcacatatcacatgggaaacttattttattttatttttttgacatttccatcattttcttttgtttttcctaaaactgaaaaggcggtccacggggggggggggggggtagagtttgatgggccctttagtaccggttcgtgccatgatcCGATACTAATTCCTCAAAgcccattggtaccggttggtgccaccaaccggtactaatgggcatcgcaccctttagtcccggttcgtggcaccaaccgggactaaagggcccaggtgaaccgggactaatgccttagccgcacgaaccgggaccaatgctcacattagtcccggttcgtgactgaaccgggactaatgtgaatattgccctgtgacgaaagccctgttttgtactagtgaatGTTAAGTCTAGGAGTTGAACTATGTGAGCGGGGGATACAATAAGTTGA is drawn from Aegilops tauschii subsp. strangulata cultivar AL8/78 chromosome 1, Aet v6.0, whole genome shotgun sequence and contains these coding sequences:
- the LOC141034863 gene encoding uncharacterized protein, translating into MGSRFVNLLAMSCNGGPRHFSLHCLNPANLFRPARSRPAVPAVHRRPADAPLPPPSLSFDWPCRKGEQAWMNFMAFGPGRENLLAVDQIGRSFLYDHDSRLLRTGMPKLRKPIIDPISVAVGDSLYVMSGNPGRLPDRDCFQALLHTRLPASYAQDWCWYSLQPPPFFADDDDDGVDRSSCRDAPMPFEISAYAVVDDSQIWISTSGAGTYSYDIASGVWSKLGNWALPFRGRAEYIPEHNLWFGFTPDDLQLCTSDLTASCELRPPVLQDVWTDVNRPEDWTLTDASIVPPGSGQVCVARFFLTCLEESIEDVYGYALEKTENFAVLEGVKLLKAGWA
- the LOC120971799 gene encoding uncharacterized protein translates to MGSRFVNLLAMSCNGGPRHFSLHCLNPANLFRPARSRPAVPAVHRRLADAPLPPPSLSFDWPCRKGEQAWMNFMAFGPGRENLLAVDQIGRSFLYNHDSRLLRTGMPKMRKPIIDPISVAVGDSLYVMSGNPGRLPDRDCFQALLHTRLPTSYAQDWCWYSLQPPPFFADNDDGVDRSSCRDAPMPFEISAYAVVDDSQIWISTSGAGTYSYDIASGAWSKLGNWALPFRGRAEYIPEHNLWFGFTPDDLQLCTSDLTASCELRPPVLQDVWTDVNRPEDWTLTDASIVPLGSGQVCVARFFLTCLEESIEDVYGYALEKTENFVVLEGVKLLKAGWAQLRMVKHKSERYVFGRDLVIPL